A stretch of the Thermus thermophilus genome encodes the following:
- a CDS encoding precorrin-2 dehydrogenase/sirohydrochlorin ferrochelatase family protein produces MTYFPLMLDLKGRPVLLIAGGPETPMKLKALLEAGARVTVLAEEDAFGLEALEREGKIRWLKRAYREGDLEGHFLVVSHPKDKAIHPKVKAEADRRGVFLVAVDDPQNASAILPAVLRRGELLVALSTSGAAPALAVRLKERLAGLFPEAYGELVAFLRTLRPRIAQIPSFEERKRLWYRIVDQALEELDLDPREGLGRAKEKAEEALKEVAAWTR; encoded by the coding sequence GTGACCTACTTCCCCCTGATGCTGGACCTAAAGGGCCGCCCCGTCCTCCTCATCGCCGGGGGGCCCGAGACCCCCATGAAGCTCAAGGCCCTCCTCGAGGCGGGGGCGCGCGTCACCGTCCTCGCCGAAGAGGACGCCTTCGGCCTGGAAGCGCTGGAACGGGAAGGCAAGATCCGCTGGCTTAAGCGGGCGTACCGGGAAGGGGACCTGGAAGGCCACTTCCTGGTGGTGAGCCACCCCAAGGACAAGGCCATCCACCCCAAGGTCAAGGCGGAGGCCGACCGGAGGGGCGTCTTCCTCGTGGCCGTGGACGACCCCCAAAACGCCAGCGCCATCCTCCCCGCCGTCCTCCGGCGCGGGGAGCTCTTGGTGGCCCTCTCCACCTCGGGGGCCGCCCCCGCCCTCGCCGTGCGGCTCAAGGAGCGCCTGGCGGGGCTTTTCCCCGAGGCCTACGGGGAGCTCGTGGCCTTCCTCCGCACCCTGAGGCCCAGGATCGCCCAAATCCCGAGCTTTGAGGAAAGGAAGCGCCTCTGGTACCGCATCGTGGACCAGGCCCTGGAGGAGCTGGACCTAGACCCCAGGGAGGGCCTAGGGAGGGCCAAGGAAAAGGCCGAGGAGGCCCTAAAGGAGGTGGCGGCATGGACAAGGTGA
- a CDS encoding uroporphyrinogen-III synthase, producing the protein MRVAYAGLRRKDAFKALAEKLGFTPLLFPVQATEKVPVPEYRDQVRALAQGVDLFLATTGVGVRDLLQAGETLGLDLKRPLEGALRLARGAKAARALKEAGLPPHAVGDGTSPSLLPLLPQGGGVAALQLYGKPLPFLENALAERGYRVLPLLPYRHLPNPEGLLRLEEAVLGGEVDALAFVAAIQVEFLFEGAKDPEALREALNTRVKALAVGRVTADALREWGVKPFYVDEAERLGSLLQGFKRALQKEVA; encoded by the coding sequence GTGCGCGTGGCCTACGCGGGACTCAGGCGAAAGGACGCGTTTAAAGCCCTGGCGGAGAAGCTCGGCTTCACCCCCCTCCTCTTTCCCGTCCAGGCCACGGAGAAGGTCCCCGTCCCCGAGTACCGGGACCAGGTCCGGGCCCTCGCCCAAGGGGTGGACCTCTTCCTGGCCACCACCGGGGTGGGGGTGAGGGACCTCCTTCAGGCGGGAGAAACCCTGGGTCTGGACCTGAAAAGGCCCCTGGAGGGGGCCCTCCGCCTGGCCCGGGGGGCCAAGGCGGCGCGGGCCCTAAAGGAGGCGGGCCTTCCCCCCCACGCCGTGGGGGACGGCACCTCCCCAAGCCTCCTCCCCCTCCTTCCCCAAGGAGGAGGCGTGGCCGCCCTCCAGCTTTACGGGAAGCCCCTCCCCTTCCTGGAAAACGCCCTGGCGGAACGGGGCTACCGGGTCCTCCCCCTCCTGCCCTACCGCCACCTCCCGAACCCCGAGGGCCTCCTCCGCCTCGAGGAGGCCGTCCTCGGAGGGGAGGTGGACGCCCTCGCCTTCGTGGCCGCCATTCAGGTGGAGTTCCTCTTTGAGGGGGCGAAGGACCCCGAGGCCCTGAGGGAAGCCCTCAACACCCGGGTCAAGGCCCTCGCCGTGGGCCGGGTCACCGCCGACGCCCTAAGGGAGTGGGGGGTCAAGCCCTTCTACGTGGACGAGGCCGAGCGGCTGGGAAGCCTGCTTCAGGGCTTCAAACGCGCCCTGCAAAAGGAGGTGGCGTGA
- a CDS encoding IS4 family transposase → MPPTTPLSQVITLWVHKVFASLRKTIRSNLALFLSTLLTTPLDPTLSDLARRTPLPTLAQSRLNRLWRFLHHPTLQDPWALTEALLPLLVPRFPKDRPLPLIVDWTFTEDGRHQALVAALPLKGRALVVAFALHPLSPFPSQNRVEEEFLHRLGRAVQDLGYTPLFLLDRGFDRVSLMRKLQGWGMGFLIRLRQNREVEPQGGKRLPLKEGYQRVVHPLREEVRLFGHGGEGVEVTLLVYPGGRDPWYLAYSGPFGGEPPYGWRMWIEEGFRDLKGQGFGLDRHRLRTGASLRGWLWLLALGMALLVLLGARLQGREWLPRLLAHPERQSLFRLGRIALAQGPPPWREAVVEELVRLLQELGGGK, encoded by the coding sequence GTGCCGCCCACCACCCCCCTTTCCCAAGTTATCACCCTCTGGGTCCATAAGGTCTTCGCCTCCCTCAGGAAAACCATCCGCTCCAACCTCGCCCTCTTCCTGTCCACCCTCCTCACTACCCCCCTGGACCCCACCCTCTCCGACCTCGCCCGCAGAACCCCCCTCCCCACCCTGGCCCAAAGCCGCCTCAATCGCCTCTGGCGCTTCCTCCATCACCCCACCCTGCAAGACCCCTGGGCCCTCACCGAAGCCCTCCTCCCCCTCCTCGTCCCTCGTTTCCCCAAAGACCGCCCCCTCCCCCTCATCGTGGACTGGACCTTCACAGAGGACGGTAGGCACCAAGCCCTGGTGGCCGCCCTTCCCCTCAAGGGAAGGGCCCTGGTGGTGGCCTTCGCTCTTCACCCCCTCTCCCCTTTCCCCAGTCAAAACCGGGTGGAGGAGGAGTTCCTCCACCGCCTGGGCCGCGCCGTCCAGGACCTGGGATATACCCCCCTCTTCCTCCTGGACCGCGGCTTTGACCGGGTCTCCCTGATGCGAAAGCTCCAGGGGTGGGGCATGGGCTTCCTCATCCGCCTGCGGCAGAACCGGGAGGTGGAACCCCAAGGGGGGAAGCGCCTTCCCCTGAAGGAGGGCTACCAGCGTGTGGTCCACCCCCTGCGGGAGGAGGTCCGCCTTTTCGGACACGGTGGGGAGGGGGTAGAAGTCACCCTCCTGGTGTACCCAGGGGGTCGGGATCCCTGGTATCTGGCCTATTCGGGCCCTTTTGGGGGGGAGCCGCCCTATGGGTGGCGGATGTGGATTGAAGAGGGGTTTAGGGACCTGAAGGGGCAGGGGTTTGGGCTGGACCGCCATCGGCTGCGGACGGGGGCGAGCCTCAGGGGGTGGTTATGGCTTCTGGCCTTGGGGATGGCGCTCTTGGTCCTTCTGGGGGCGCGCTTGCAGGGCAGGGAATGGCTTCCCCGGCTTCTGGCCCATCCCGAGCGGCAAAGCCTCTTCCGTCTGGGCCGGATCGCCCTGGCCCAGGGGCCCCCGCCTTGGAGGGAAGCAGTGGTGGAGGAGCTGGTCAGGTTGCTTCAGGAACTGGGGGGAGGAAAGTGA
- a CDS encoding sulfate adenylyltransferase, giving the protein MVETLPALEIGEDERLDLENLATGAFLPVKGFMTREEALSVAHEMRLPTGEVWTIPLLLQFREKPKVGPGDTVALLHRGERVALLHVAEAYELDLKALARAVFGTESEAHPGVARLYGKGPYALAGRVEVLKPRPRTPLEKTPEEVRAFFRERGWQKVVAFQTRNAPHRAHEYLIRLGLELADGVLVHPILGSKKPDDFPTEVIVEAYRALIRDFLPQERVAFFGLATPMRYAGPKEAVFHALVRKNFGATHFLVGRDHAGVGDFYDPYAAHRIFDQLPPLGIEIVKVGAVFHCPLCGGIASERTCPEGHREKRTPISMTKVRALLREGKAPPPELVRPELWPILRRGV; this is encoded by the coding sequence GTGGTGGAAACCCTTCCCGCTTTGGAGATCGGCGAGGACGAGAGGCTGGACCTGGAGAACCTGGCCACGGGGGCCTTCCTCCCCGTCAAGGGCTTCATGACCCGGGAGGAGGCCCTAAGCGTGGCCCACGAGATGCGCCTTCCCACGGGGGAGGTCTGGACGATCCCCCTCCTCCTCCAGTTCCGGGAAAAGCCCAAGGTAGGCCCGGGGGACACCGTGGCCCTCCTCCACAGGGGGGAACGGGTCGCCCTCCTCCACGTGGCCGAGGCCTACGAGCTGGACCTAAAGGCCCTCGCCCGGGCCGTCTTCGGCACGGAAAGCGAGGCCCACCCCGGGGTGGCCCGGCTCTACGGCAAGGGCCCCTACGCCCTGGCGGGCCGGGTGGAGGTCCTAAAGCCCAGGCCCCGCACCCCCCTGGAGAAGACCCCGGAGGAGGTGCGGGCCTTCTTCCGGGAAAGGGGCTGGCAGAAGGTGGTGGCCTTCCAGACGCGCAACGCCCCCCACCGGGCCCACGAGTACCTCATAAGGCTCGGCCTGGAGCTTGCCGACGGGGTCCTGGTCCACCCCATCCTCGGGAGCAAGAAGCCAGACGACTTCCCCACGGAGGTCATCGTGGAGGCCTACCGGGCCCTGATCAGGGACTTCCTTCCCCAGGAGCGGGTGGCCTTTTTCGGCCTCGCCACCCCCATGCGCTACGCCGGGCCCAAGGAGGCGGTCTTCCACGCCCTGGTGCGCAAGAACTTCGGGGCCACCCACTTCCTGGTGGGCCGGGACCACGCCGGGGTGGGGGACTTCTACGACCCCTACGCCGCCCACCGCATCTTTGACCAGCTTCCCCCCTTGGGGATTGAGATCGTCAAGGTGGGGGCGGTCTTCCACTGCCCCTTGTGTGGCGGCATCGCCTCGGAGAGGACCTGCCCCGAGGGCCACCGGGAGAAGCGCACGCCCATCAGCATGACCAAGGTCCGGGCCCTCCTCCGGGAGGGAAAGGCCCCGCCCCCGGAGCTCGTCCGCCCAGAGCTTTGGCCTATCCTCCGGCGGGGGGTCTGA
- a CDS encoding NADPH:quinone oxidoreductase family protein, giving the protein MKAWVLKRLGGPLELTELPEPEAKEGEAVLRVEAVGLNFADHLMRLGAYLTRLHPPFVPGMEVVGVAEGRRYAALLPQGGLAERVAVPKGALLPLPEGLSPEEAAAFPVSFLTAYLALKRAQARPGEKVLVQAAAGALGTAAVQVARAMGLRVLAAASRPEKLALPLALGAEEAATYPEVPERAKAWGGLDLVLEVRGKEVEESLGLLAHGGRLVYIGAAEGEVAPIPPLRLMRRNLAVFGFWLTPLLREAALVEEALGFLLPRLGRELRPVVGPVFPFAEAEAAFRALLDRGHTGKVVVRL; this is encoded by the coding sequence ATGAAGGCCTGGGTGCTAAAGCGGCTTGGCGGCCCCCTGGAGCTAACGGAACTGCCCGAGCCCGAGGCCAAGGAGGGGGAGGCGGTCCTTCGGGTGGAGGCGGTGGGCCTCAACTTCGCCGACCACCTGATGCGCCTCGGGGCCTACCTCACCCGGCTCCACCCCCCCTTCGTCCCGGGGATGGAGGTGGTGGGGGTGGCGGAGGGAAGGCGCTACGCCGCCCTCCTCCCCCAAGGCGGCCTCGCCGAGCGGGTCGCCGTCCCCAAGGGGGCCCTCCTCCCCCTGCCCGAGGGCCTCTCCCCCGAGGAGGCCGCCGCCTTCCCCGTCTCCTTCCTCACCGCCTACCTGGCCCTGAAGCGGGCCCAGGCCCGGCCCGGGGAAAAGGTCCTGGTCCAGGCGGCGGCGGGGGCCTTGGGGACGGCGGCGGTCCAGGTGGCCCGGGCCATGGGCCTCCGGGTCTTGGCCGCGGCCTCGAGGCCCGAGAAGCTCGCCCTCCCCCTCGCCCTGGGGGCCGAGGAGGCCGCGACCTACCCCGAGGTGCCGGAAAGGGCCAAGGCCTGGGGCGGGCTGGACCTGGTGCTGGAGGTGCGGGGCAAGGAGGTGGAGGAAAGCCTCGGCCTCCTCGCCCACGGGGGGAGGCTCGTCTACATCGGGGCCGCCGAGGGGGAGGTGGCCCCCATCCCGCCCCTCCGCCTCATGCGCCGCAACCTGGCCGTCTTTGGCTTCTGGCTCACCCCCCTCCTGCGGGAGGCCGCCCTGGTGGAGGAGGCCCTGGGCTTCCTCCTCCCCAGGCTTGGGCGGGAGCTTAGGCCCGTGGTGGGCCCCGTCTTCCCCTTCGCCGAGGCGGAGGCCGCCTTCCGGGCCCTCCTGGACCGGGGGCACACGGGGAAGGTGGTGGTGCGGCTCTAG
- a CDS encoding phosphoadenylyl-sulfate reductase codes for MDKVKAARSLIQEALAQSRNPCFTCSFQAEDVVVLHLLLKEKPEIPVLFLDTGYHFPEVYAYRDELQKKLGFRLLNLTPSLSREEQEARYGRLYETDPGRCCALRKVEPLFAALEAYDTWFTGLRREQSPTRAHLQPLEEAVLPSGHRLKKVNPLYDWTFKEVFAYLAVQDLPYLPLYDQGYLSIGCAPCTAKPLDPSDPRSGRWAGKGKLECGIHLHGKEG; via the coding sequence ATGGACAAGGTGAAGGCGGCCCGAAGCCTGATCCAAGAAGCCCTGGCCCAAAGCCGAAACCCCTGCTTCACCTGCAGCTTCCAGGCGGAGGACGTGGTGGTCCTCCACCTCCTCCTCAAGGAAAAGCCCGAGATCCCCGTCCTCTTCCTGGACACGGGCTACCACTTCCCCGAGGTCTACGCCTACCGGGACGAGCTGCAAAAAAAGCTCGGCTTCCGCCTCCTCAACCTCACCCCAAGCCTCTCGCGGGAGGAGCAGGAAGCCCGCTACGGCAGGCTCTACGAGACCGACCCCGGCCGCTGCTGCGCCCTCCGCAAGGTGGAGCCCCTCTTCGCCGCGCTGGAGGCCTACGATACCTGGTTCACGGGGCTTAGGCGGGAGCAGTCCCCCACCCGCGCCCACCTCCAGCCCTTGGAAGAGGCTGTCCTCCCCTCGGGCCACCGCCTGAAGAAGGTCAACCCCCTCTACGACTGGACGTTTAAGGAGGTCTTCGCCTACCTGGCCGTGCAGGACCTCCCCTACCTTCCCCTCTACGACCAGGGCTACCTCTCCATCGGCTGCGCCCCCTGCACGGCGAAGCCCTTAGACCCCTCGGACCCCCGCTCGGGCCGCTGGGCGGGAAAGGGCAAGCTGGAGTGCGGCATCCACCTGCACGGCAAGGAGGGGTAG
- the cobA gene encoding uroporphyrinogen-III C-methyltransferase, with protein sequence MGRVYLVGAGPGDPELLTLKAYRLLKEAPVVLYDRLVDERVLALAPGEKVYVGKEEGESAKQEAIHRLLLRYARAHPFVVRLKGGDPMVFGRGGEEVLFLLRHGVPVEVVPGVTSLLASGLPLTHRGLAHGFAAVSGVLEGGGYPDLRPFAQVPTLVVLMGVKRRVWIAKELLRLGRNPLEPTLFVERASTPKERRVLAALEEVAGGKVAVEAPALWILGEVVRVFAEKEAPVDALALGG encoded by the coding sequence ATGGGTAGGGTCTACCTGGTGGGGGCGGGCCCCGGGGACCCGGAGCTTTTGACCCTCAAGGCCTACCGCCTCCTCAAGGAGGCCCCCGTGGTCCTCTACGACCGGCTCGTGGACGAGAGGGTCCTCGCCCTCGCCCCCGGGGAAAAGGTCTACGTGGGCAAGGAAGAAGGGGAAAGCGCAAAACAAGAGGCGATCCACCGCCTCCTCCTCCGCTACGCCCGGGCCCACCCCTTCGTGGTCCGCCTCAAAGGGGGAGATCCCATGGTCTTCGGCCGGGGCGGGGAGGAGGTGCTTTTCCTCCTCCGGCACGGCGTCCCCGTGGAGGTCGTCCCCGGGGTGACGAGCCTCCTCGCCTCCGGGCTTCCCCTCACCCACCGGGGCCTCGCCCACGGCTTCGCCGCGGTCTCGGGGGTCTTGGAGGGGGGAGGCTATCCGGACCTCAGGCCCTTCGCCCAGGTCCCCACCCTGGTGGTCCTCATGGGGGTGAAGCGGAGGGTCTGGATCGCCAAGGAGCTCCTCCGCCTGGGGCGAAACCCCCTGGAGCCCACCCTCTTCGTGGAGCGGGCCTCCACCCCGAAGGAGCGCCGCGTCCTCGCCGCCCTCGAGGAGGTGGCCGGAGGAAAGGTGGCCGTGGAGGCCCCCGCCCTTTGGATCCTGGGCGAGGTGGTGCGCGTGTTCGCCGAGAAGGAAGCGCCTGTGGACGCTTTGGCCCTGGGAGGTTAG
- a CDS encoding nitrite/sulfite reductase, translating to MAGPVERFSGARLDPAAEAEIRYLEAMIARLEAGEEDPEDFRVFRLKNGIYGIRGRPEHHMIRIKLPVGRITPEGLRVLADVAEGYAENRLAHVTTRQAVQLHHVHRRDVPKVLRAVNAVGLTTREACGHSIRAITCCPYAGVSPEEPFDVTPYAEAAYRYFLRHPVGQNLPRKFKIAFEGCATDHARTPIHDIGVVAALEGGKRGFRVYVGGGLGAAPMSAELLEPFTPEEDLLPTMLAIVRLFDRYGNRKVLTQARLKFLVKKWGIAAFREAVREERRLVKLTATGEDLKAWAPPPEPEPPRLPSPPKKPFSFAPGFDAWRRTNLFKQKQEGFYTVTVRLPLGDITPEGLRALAAIAETYAAEVRSAISQNLLLRFVPEEALGGLYEALLEAGLAWPEAHTLLDITRCPGADTCNLAITRSRGLAQALEAHLSALPLAQDPGAKAIGVKISGCPNSCGQHHIADIGFYGSSRKVGEREVPHYVLLLGGRTREGEARFGQVVGRIPARRVPEAVERILKRYLEERQNGESFQAYLDRVGAASFKPLLQDLQEVPPYEEAPEFYQDLGAEGEAFSVQLGRGECAV from the coding sequence ATGGCAGGGCCTGTGGAAAGGTTCAGCGGCGCGCGCCTGGACCCGGCGGCGGAGGCGGAGATCCGGTACCTGGAGGCCATGATCGCCCGCCTCGAGGCCGGGGAGGAAGACCCCGAGGACTTCCGGGTCTTCCGGCTCAAAAACGGCATCTACGGCATCCGGGGCCGCCCCGAGCACCACATGATCCGCATCAAGCTCCCCGTGGGGCGGATCACCCCCGAGGGCCTCAGGGTTCTCGCGGACGTGGCCGAGGGCTATGCGGAAAACCGCCTGGCCCACGTGACCACCCGCCAGGCGGTCCAGCTCCACCACGTCCACCGCCGGGACGTGCCCAAGGTCCTGAGGGCGGTGAACGCCGTGGGCCTCACCACCCGCGAGGCCTGCGGCCACTCCATCCGGGCCATCACCTGCTGTCCCTACGCCGGGGTCTCCCCCGAGGAACCCTTTGACGTGACCCCCTACGCCGAGGCCGCCTACCGCTACTTCCTCCGCCACCCCGTGGGGCAGAACCTCCCCCGGAAGTTCAAGATCGCCTTTGAGGGGTGCGCCACGGACCACGCCCGCACCCCCATCCACGACATCGGGGTGGTGGCGGCTTTGGAAGGGGGAAAACGGGGCTTCCGCGTCTACGTGGGCGGGGGCTTAGGGGCCGCCCCCATGAGCGCCGAGCTTTTGGAGCCCTTCACCCCCGAGGAGGACCTCCTCCCCACCATGCTGGCCATCGTCCGCCTCTTTGACCGCTACGGGAACCGCAAGGTCTTGACCCAGGCCCGGCTCAAGTTCCTGGTGAAGAAGTGGGGGATCGCCGCCTTCCGGGAGGCGGTGCGGGAGGAGAGGCGCCTCGTCAAGCTCACGGCCACGGGGGAAGACCTTAAGGCCTGGGCCCCGCCTCCAGAGCCCGAGCCTCCAAGGCTTCCCAGCCCGCCCAAAAAGCCCTTCTCCTTTGCCCCCGGCTTTGACGCCTGGCGGCGCACCAACCTCTTTAAGCAGAAGCAGGAAGGCTTCTACACCGTCACCGTCCGCCTCCCCTTGGGGGACATCACCCCGGAGGGGCTCAGGGCCCTGGCGGCCATCGCCGAGACCTACGCCGCCGAGGTCCGGAGCGCCATCAGCCAGAACCTCCTCCTCCGCTTCGTCCCCGAGGAGGCCCTGGGAGGGCTTTACGAGGCCCTTTTGGAGGCGGGGCTCGCCTGGCCTGAGGCCCACACCCTCCTGGACATCACCCGCTGCCCCGGGGCCGACACCTGCAACCTGGCCATCACCCGCTCCCGGGGGCTCGCCCAGGCCCTCGAGGCCCACCTCTCCGCCCTCCCCCTGGCCCAGGACCCGGGGGCCAAGGCCATCGGCGTCAAGATCTCCGGCTGCCCCAACTCCTGCGGCCAGCACCACATCGCCGACATCGGCTTCTACGGCTCAAGCCGCAAGGTGGGAGAGAGGGAGGTGCCCCACTACGTCCTCCTCCTGGGCGGGAGGACCCGGGAGGGGGAGGCCCGCTTCGGGCAGGTGGTGGGGAGGATCCCGGCGAGGCGGGTCCCCGAGGCGGTGGAGAGGATCCTCAAGCGCTACCTGGAGGAAAGGCAAAACGGGGAAAGCTTCCAGGCCTACCTGGACCGGGTGGGGGCGGCCTCCTTCAAGCCCCTCCTCCAGGACCTCCAGGAGGTCCCCCCCTACGAGGAGGCCCCCGAGTTCTACCAGGACCTGGGGGCGGAAGGAGAGGCCTTCAGCGTGCAGCTTGGGCGCGGGGAGTGCGCCGTTTAA
- a CDS encoding Atu2307/SP_0267 family LLM class monooxygenase, with protein MELGLYTFGERTLDPDLGRPPTAEERLRRLLEEAELAEGVGLGVYAVGEHHREEYVVSAPAVVLAAIATRTRRIRLSSAVVVLSSDDPIRVFQQFATLDLLSGGRAELWVGRGSFVESFPLFGYNLEDYEALFEEKLALLLKLREEEKVFWPGGRFTKPIPGLGVYPRPKQNPLPLWVAAGGSPESAVRAGRLGLPLVLGIIAGSPKRFLPFVELYRKTAREHGHTPRLALAAHGFLAEDDEEAFRLALPAFLRVMNKIGRERGWRPLTPEYFAWSRTLEGADFIGDPERVAEKVLYWHELFRPERLLLQLSVGTLPHARVLRAIELLGTEVLPRVERALRPPAGG; from the coding sequence ATGGAGCTTGGGCTTTACACCTTTGGCGAGCGCACCTTGGACCCCGACCTCGGCCGCCCCCCCACGGCCGAGGAGCGGCTTAGGCGCCTTCTGGAGGAGGCGGAGCTGGCGGAAGGGGTGGGGCTTGGGGTCTACGCCGTGGGGGAGCACCACCGGGAGGAGTACGTGGTCTCGGCCCCGGCGGTGGTCCTCGCCGCCATCGCCACCCGCACCCGGAGGATCCGCCTCTCCAGCGCCGTGGTGGTCCTCTCCTCCGACGACCCCATCCGCGTCTTCCAGCAGTTCGCCACCCTGGACCTCCTCTCGGGGGGAAGGGCGGAGCTTTGGGTGGGCCGGGGCTCCTTCGTGGAGTCCTTCCCCCTCTTCGGCTACAACCTCGAGGACTACGAGGCCCTCTTTGAGGAGAAGCTCGCCCTCCTCCTCAAGCTCCGGGAGGAGGAAAAGGTCTTCTGGCCCGGGGGGCGGTTCACCAAGCCCATCCCCGGTCTCGGGGTCTACCCCAGGCCCAAGCAGAACCCCCTGCCCCTTTGGGTGGCGGCGGGGGGAAGCCCGGAGTCGGCGGTGCGGGCGGGCAGGCTCGGGCTTCCCCTGGTCCTCGGCATCATCGCCGGAAGCCCCAAGCGCTTCCTCCCCTTCGTGGAGCTTTACCGCAAGACCGCTCGGGAGCACGGCCACACCCCGAGGCTCGCCCTCGCGGCCCACGGCTTTCTCGCCGAGGACGACGAGGAGGCCTTCCGCTTGGCCCTTCCCGCCTTCCTCCGGGTGATGAACAAGATCGGGCGGGAAAGGGGGTGGCGGCCCCTCACCCCGGAGTACTTCGCCTGGTCCAGGACCCTCGAGGGGGCCGACTTCATCGGCGACCCCGAGCGGGTGGCGGAGAAGGTCCTCTACTGGCACGAGCTCTTCCGGCCGGAAAGGCTTCTCCTGCAGCTTTCCGTGGGCACCCTGCCCCACGCCCGGGTGCTCAGGGCCATTGAGCTTTTGGGCACCGAGGTCCTGCCCCGGGTGGAGCGGGCCCTCAGACCCCCCGCCGGAGGATAG